One window from the genome of Rhodococcus sp. ABRD24 encodes:
- a CDS encoding 3-deoxy-7-phosphoheptulonate synthase — protein sequence MTVITNDQRLDDQRTVSISPLAAPSVLRAEYTPDDVAAATVRSGRADTVNILNGDDDRLVVVVGPCSVHDPEAAMDYARRLAAKAEELRDDLQIVMRVYFEKPRTTLGWKGLLNDPHLDGTYDINTGLRMGRKLLLDISRLGLPVGCEFLDPIIPQYIADLVTYGAIGARTAASQVHRQLCSALSMPVGIKNSTEGDVQVAVDGTRAAAASHVFPGTDLEGQAALIHTVGNPDCHVILRGGTDGPNYDAATVADTLARLRKSGLPERVVVDASHGNSRKDHNKQVDVVADVAERIEAGEKGVVGVMLESFIEAGRQDLTLGRADELAYGQSITDACIDWDTTAATLDRLAAAVAARR from the coding sequence ATGACCGTTATCACGAACGATCAGCGCCTGGACGACCAGCGCACCGTCAGCATCAGTCCACTAGCCGCGCCGTCCGTCCTACGCGCCGAGTACACCCCCGACGACGTGGCAGCCGCCACCGTGCGTTCGGGCCGTGCCGACACCGTCAACATCCTGAACGGCGACGACGACCGTCTCGTCGTCGTCGTGGGACCGTGCTCGGTGCACGATCCCGAGGCCGCGATGGACTACGCCCGCCGCCTTGCCGCGAAGGCCGAGGAACTGCGCGACGATCTGCAGATCGTGATGCGCGTCTACTTCGAGAAGCCGCGCACGACGCTGGGTTGGAAGGGTCTGCTCAACGACCCGCACCTGGACGGCACCTACGACATCAACACCGGCCTGCGGATGGGGCGCAAGCTGCTGCTCGACATCTCCCGTCTGGGTCTGCCGGTGGGCTGCGAGTTCCTCGATCCGATCATTCCCCAGTACATCGCAGATCTGGTCACCTACGGCGCCATCGGTGCGCGAACCGCGGCCAGTCAGGTGCACCGCCAGCTGTGCAGCGCCCTGTCGATGCCGGTCGGCATCAAGAACTCCACCGAGGGCGACGTTCAGGTGGCGGTTGACGGCACTCGCGCGGCGGCGGCGAGCCACGTGTTCCCCGGGACCGATCTCGAGGGCCAGGCTGCGCTGATCCACACGGTCGGCAATCCCGATTGCCATGTCATCCTGCGCGGCGGCACTGACGGACCGAACTACGACGCCGCCACAGTCGCGGACACTCTCGCCCGCTTGCGTAAGTCCGGTCTGCCGGAGCGCGTCGTTGTCGACGCGAGCCACGGCAACAGCCGCAAGGACCACAACAAGCAGGTCGACGTCGTCGCCGACGTTGCCGAGCGGATCGAGGCCGGGGAGAAGGGCGTCGTCGGGGTAATGCTCGAGAGTTTCATCGAGGCCGGCCGTCAGGATCTGACGCTCGGTCGCGCGGACGAGCTCGCATACGGCCAGTCCATCACCGACGCCTGCATCGACTGGGACACCACCGCGGCGACGCTCGACCGTCTCGCGGCGGCGGTCGCTGCGCGGCGCTGA
- a CDS encoding BCCT family transporter, which yields MKKPVFVPASIVIFAMIAFAVVYSGAAEGAFESLNRLIADGVGWWYILVATGFVVFALYCGMSRIGNIRLGRDGEEPEFSILSWFAMLFSAGMGIGLVFYGVAEPLSHYVTPPEAGRVEGSTDAAANQAMELTLFHWGLHAWAIYVVVGLGLAYMTFRKGRPLSVRWLLEPLLGRRRIEGPIGHAIDVIAIVGTLFGVATSLGFGIQQISAGLEYLGWVEVDNWLIVVLIAAVTALATFSVVSGVSKGLKWLSNINMLLAVALAVFVLLLGPTLFIMQSWVQNLGGYVQALPKMALRTSPFSEDGWAGAWTIFYWGWWMSWAPFVGMFIARISRGRTIREFVFGVLLAPTLVGSLWFTIFGGSGILRQRNDGDMLGADGAVDTNTSLFSLLGGLPLGTITSVLAIAIVVFFFVTSADSGSLVIDILSTGGDMGTPVVTRVYWAVLQGVVAAVLLLVGGSGSLTVLQTASIATAVPFSVVLVLACVSMLRAFRYEVASSPRYVRITSAEGSDRKPIGAPGRRSGFSATLAGLPTSTPERASGADGPHRIFAVHEVPTGAVSVDPASGAVTLDDDARVADPLGGEVFDTQEFADSAEGHLRQPSRVETP from the coding sequence ATGAAGAAGCCGGTGTTCGTGCCGGCCTCGATCGTGATTTTTGCGATGATCGCGTTCGCGGTGGTGTACTCGGGCGCCGCGGAGGGTGCGTTCGAGTCGCTCAATCGGTTGATCGCCGACGGGGTCGGTTGGTGGTACATCCTCGTTGCCACCGGATTCGTGGTGTTCGCGCTGTACTGCGGGATGAGCCGGATCGGGAACATCCGGCTCGGACGGGACGGCGAGGAACCGGAATTCTCGATCCTGTCCTGGTTCGCGATGCTCTTCAGCGCCGGCATGGGCATCGGTCTGGTGTTCTACGGTGTCGCGGAACCGCTTTCGCACTACGTCACACCGCCGGAGGCCGGCCGCGTCGAGGGCTCGACGGACGCTGCCGCAAACCAGGCAATGGAGCTGACGCTGTTCCACTGGGGCCTGCACGCGTGGGCCATCTACGTCGTCGTCGGGTTGGGTCTGGCCTACATGACGTTCCGCAAGGGGCGTCCGCTGTCGGTGCGGTGGCTGCTCGAGCCGCTTCTGGGTCGCCGCCGCATCGAAGGTCCGATCGGGCATGCGATCGACGTGATCGCGATCGTCGGCACCCTGTTCGGAGTGGCGACGTCGCTCGGATTCGGGATCCAGCAGATCAGTGCAGGTCTCGAGTATCTGGGGTGGGTAGAGGTCGACAACTGGCTCATCGTCGTTCTCATTGCCGCGGTCACCGCGCTTGCGACGTTCTCGGTGGTGTCCGGAGTGTCCAAGGGCCTCAAGTGGCTGTCGAACATCAATATGCTGCTCGCGGTCGCGCTGGCCGTGTTCGTCCTGCTGCTGGGGCCGACCCTGTTCATCATGCAGTCCTGGGTGCAGAACCTCGGTGGCTACGTGCAGGCCCTGCCGAAGATGGCGCTGCGGACGTCACCGTTCTCGGAGGACGGGTGGGCCGGCGCCTGGACCATCTTCTACTGGGGCTGGTGGATGAGTTGGGCGCCGTTCGTCGGTATGTTCATCGCACGCATCTCACGCGGCCGCACCATTCGTGAGTTCGTCTTCGGGGTGCTGCTCGCTCCCACCCTCGTCGGATCGCTGTGGTTCACGATCTTCGGTGGCTCCGGCATCCTGCGTCAGCGCAACGACGGCGACATGCTCGGCGCGGACGGCGCTGTCGACACCAACACGAGTCTGTTCAGTCTTCTCGGCGGATTGCCGCTCGGGACGATCACCAGCGTCCTGGCCATTGCGATCGTCGTCTTCTTCTTCGTCACCTCCGCCGACTCCGGTTCGCTCGTCATCGACATCCTGTCGACGGGCGGCGATATGGGAACGCCGGTGGTGACACGGGTCTACTGGGCCGTGCTCCAGGGAGTGGTTGCCGCCGTGCTGCTGCTCGTCGGTGGCAGCGGTTCGCTGACCGTGTTGCAGACGGCCTCGATCGCCACTGCGGTGCCGTTCTCGGTGGTGCTCGTTCTCGCGTGTGTCTCCATGCTCCGAGCGTTCAGGTACGAGGTCGCCTCGTCGCCGCGTTACGTTCGGATCACCTCTGCGGAGGGCAGTGACCGGAAGCCGATCGGTGCTCCTGGTCGGCGCTCGGGCTTCTCCGCGACCCTGGCGGGTCTGCCGACGTCCACGCCGGAACGGGCCTCCGGGGCCGACGGGCCGCATCGGATCTTCGCCGTCCACGAGGTGCCTACCGGCGCGGTGAGCGTCGATCCAGCTTCGGGTGCGGTAACGCTCGACGACGATGCAAGGGTCGCCGATCCGCTCGGCGGCGAGGTGTTCGATACGCAGGAGTTCGCCGACTCGGCCGAGGGACACTTGCGACAGCCCTCACGGGTCGAAACGCCGTAG
- a CDS encoding zinc-binding dehydrogenase, which produces MRAARFHADTKTNVVEDVPIPEPGPGEVLVKVAFCGICHSDLSLLDGTFPALLPVVTQGHESSGTIAALGPGVTGWKVGDRVIPSAGRPDMKCRNCRRGDFTNCLNIQLMAFAYDGAWAEYTVAQAGGLTRVPDNVPLEQAALLADAVSTPFGAVVRTGQVVVGESVGVWGVGGIGTHIVQLARLVGAVPIIAFDINPAVRERALELGADYAFDSRDENLREKVAEATDGRMLDVAFDAAGLKVTSEQALSCLDIGGRLVVVGMSGQDVSLGSTASLVLSKKHAVGHLGYQNVDIETLTELVSRGRLDLSRSVSEIIPLEDIAKGIEKLHNHEGNPIRILVQP; this is translated from the coding sequence ATGCGCGCGGCGAGGTTTCACGCGGATACGAAAACCAATGTGGTGGAAGATGTTCCGATTCCCGAGCCCGGGCCGGGTGAGGTGCTCGTGAAGGTCGCGTTCTGCGGGATCTGCCACTCCGATCTGAGCCTGCTCGACGGGACCTTCCCGGCGTTGCTGCCGGTGGTGACCCAAGGGCACGAATCGTCCGGCACGATTGCCGCGCTGGGCCCAGGTGTCACCGGGTGGAAGGTCGGCGACCGGGTGATCCCGTCGGCAGGACGGCCGGACATGAAGTGCCGCAACTGTCGTCGTGGCGACTTCACCAACTGCCTGAACATTCAGTTGATGGCCTTTGCGTACGACGGCGCGTGGGCCGAATACACGGTCGCGCAGGCGGGCGGGCTGACCAGGGTTCCCGACAACGTCCCGCTCGAGCAGGCCGCGCTGCTTGCCGACGCAGTGTCCACCCCTTTCGGCGCGGTGGTGCGCACCGGCCAGGTGGTGGTGGGCGAGTCGGTCGGCGTGTGGGGTGTCGGCGGGATCGGCACCCACATCGTGCAGCTGGCGCGTCTGGTGGGCGCGGTCCCGATCATTGCGTTCGACATCAATCCCGCTGTGCGCGAGCGTGCGCTCGAGCTCGGCGCCGACTACGCCTTCGATTCCCGCGACGAGAACCTGCGGGAGAAGGTGGCGGAGGCCACCGACGGCAGAATGCTCGATGTCGCGTTCGACGCCGCGGGTTTGAAGGTCACCTCGGAACAGGCGCTGAGCTGCCTGGACATCGGGGGGCGGCTCGTGGTGGTCGGGATGAGCGGCCAGGACGTCTCGCTGGGGTCCACCGCGTCGCTGGTGCTGTCGAAGAAGCACGCCGTGGGCCATCTGGGCTACCAGAACGTCGATATCGAAACCCTCACCGAACTGGTGTCGCGGGGACGGCTGGACCTTTCGCGATCGGTCAGCGAGATCATTCCACTCGAGGACATCGCGAAGGGCATCGAGAAGCTGCACAATCACGAGGGCAACCCGATCCGGATCCTGGTGCAGCCGTAG
- a CDS encoding VOC family protein, which yields MGYEIQVTVDSANPHAQAKWWARALGWQVEPSDEQFIRGLVAAGHARESDTLVFEGVLVWREGAAISDPEHPQQPRILFQLVPEGKSVKNRLHLDLRVGDRREEVAEELAADGASILHRGQQGPSVWITMADPEGNEFCVG from the coding sequence ATGGGATATGAGATTCAGGTGACAGTGGATTCGGCGAACCCGCACGCGCAGGCCAAGTGGTGGGCCAGGGCGCTCGGCTGGCAGGTCGAGCCGAGCGATGAGCAGTTCATCCGCGGACTCGTTGCCGCTGGTCACGCCCGCGAGTCGGACACGCTCGTCTTCGAGGGTGTGCTGGTGTGGCGTGAGGGCGCGGCCATCAGCGACCCCGAGCATCCGCAGCAGCCCCGCATACTGTTCCAGTTGGTGCCGGAGGGCAAGTCGGTCAAGAATCGGCTCCATCTGGACCTACGGGTGGGAGACCGGCGCGAGGAGGTGGCTGAGGAACTGGCCGCCGACGGCGCGTCGATTCTCCACCGTGGGCAGCAGGGGCCCAGCGTCTGGATCACGATGGCCGATCCGGAGGGCAACGAGTTCTGCGTCGGCTGA
- a CDS encoding alpha/beta hydrolase → MGTKLDAALESTVRTAATIAGSLPGSLQRLLAGRQIRVDGQELNTEIQLMLRMLALLPDSDFEQLPLEQSRAQIDMEARLVGGRPIPMQSVQDITLPGPAGEIPARLYRPRGLPPAAPLLMYFHGGGFVLGSLDSHDPLCRFLARHAEVAVLAVDYRLAPEHAFPAAADDAVAAFRFAVDNAAELDIDPARVAVAGDSAGGNLAAVVSQVTRAAGPRPAFQMLFFPWLDMTAKRPSYELFSEDFFLTEAQIDWYTAHYAPTAEQRTDPRASPILTKDLSGLPPAYVALSGFDVLRDEGLEYAERLRAAGVPTTLRVHSGLVHAFVNLTGYGRAGIDALFEAAGALRVGLSFAVMASRAAAPETAAAAD, encoded by the coding sequence ATGGGGACGAAGCTCGACGCAGCACTCGAATCAACCGTCCGCACCGCGGCCACGATCGCCGGTTCGCTGCCCGGCTCACTTCAACGCCTCCTCGCCGGCAGGCAGATTCGAGTCGACGGCCAGGAACTGAATACCGAGATCCAGTTGATGCTGCGCATGCTGGCGCTGTTGCCCGACTCGGATTTCGAACAGCTTCCACTCGAACAGTCGCGCGCCCAGATCGATATGGAGGCAAGGCTTGTCGGGGGACGGCCGATCCCGATGCAGTCGGTCCAGGACATCACCCTCCCCGGACCCGCGGGCGAAATCCCCGCCCGGCTGTACCGGCCGAGGGGTCTTCCGCCGGCCGCACCGCTGCTCATGTACTTCCACGGCGGCGGGTTCGTTCTCGGCAGCCTCGACAGCCACGATCCGCTCTGCCGGTTCCTCGCGCGGCACGCCGAAGTCGCGGTCCTGGCGGTCGACTATCGCCTGGCGCCGGAACACGCCTTCCCCGCCGCCGCGGACGACGCCGTGGCCGCCTTCCGTTTCGCGGTCGACAATGCCGCCGAGCTGGACATCGACCCCGCCCGCGTGGCCGTGGCCGGGGACAGTGCCGGCGGCAACCTCGCGGCGGTGGTCTCGCAGGTCACCCGCGCCGCGGGACCACGGCCCGCCTTCCAGATGCTGTTCTTCCCGTGGCTCGACATGACTGCCAAGAGGCCGTCGTACGAGCTGTTCAGCGAGGACTTCTTCCTCACCGAGGCCCAGATAGACTGGTACACAGCCCACTACGCGCCCACGGCCGAGCAGCGCACCGATCCCCGTGCCTCGCCGATCCTCACGAAGGACCTCTCGGGGCTGCCTCCCGCATACGTCGCGCTGTCCGGCTTCGACGTGCTCCGTGACGAGGGCCTCGAGTACGCCGAACGCCTGCGCGCCGCGGGGGTTCCGACGACGCTGCGCGTGCACAGCGGGTTGGTCCACGCGTTCGTCAATCTCACCGGGTACGGCCGCGCCGGCATCGACGCACTGTTCGAGGCCGCCGGTGCCCTTCGGGTGGGCCTGTCGTTCGCCGTCATGGCCTCTCGCGCTGCGGCACCGGAAACCGCGGCCGCAGCAGACTGA
- a CDS encoding TetR/AcrR family transcriptional regulator: MAYISVEQRRQDLIRAAIRVTADVGLTAATTRAICAEAGVQQSVFHYCFSSKEELLRALTREVVGGMVQTALASLKPGADVEESLRDGLTVLWETVNAQPERHLVFYELTVGALREPNRSDLAEWQYREYFAATGTFLASLAETAEIEWSVPIPVISRMVATVIDGLILGWLADRRTDEVVAAIESFTAILARLAVVQAAVD; the protein is encoded by the coding sequence ATGGCGTACATCTCGGTGGAACAGCGGCGGCAGGACTTGATCCGGGCTGCGATCCGGGTCACTGCCGACGTGGGATTGACGGCCGCGACCACGCGGGCCATCTGTGCCGAAGCCGGCGTGCAACAGAGCGTCTTCCACTACTGCTTCAGCTCGAAAGAGGAACTGTTGCGCGCGCTCACCCGGGAGGTGGTGGGGGGCATGGTGCAGACCGCCCTGGCGAGCCTGAAGCCGGGGGCGGACGTCGAGGAATCGCTACGCGACGGGTTGACGGTGCTGTGGGAGACGGTGAACGCCCAGCCCGAAAGACACTTGGTGTTCTACGAACTCACTGTCGGCGCGCTACGGGAGCCGAACCGCAGTGACCTCGCCGAGTGGCAATACCGAGAGTACTTCGCCGCCACCGGCACCTTCCTCGCCAGCCTCGCCGAGACAGCGGAAATCGAATGGTCCGTACCGATTCCGGTGATCAGCAGGATGGTGGCCACGGTGATCGACGGGCTGATCCTCGGCTGGCTTGCGGACCGTCGCACCGACGAGGTGGTGGCCGCAATCGAGTCGTTCACGGCGATACTCGCTCGATTGGCCGTCGTGCAGGCGGCAGTGGACTAA
- a CDS encoding AraC family transcriptional regulator has protein sequence MSLATIPSDFVRRALLLAEATGADLSGTFAAAGIDTAVLDDPRARLTPTQVTAFTQATWQLTGDELFGLSATPVPRGTFRLICLALIHRPDLGSALERMADVVRALPVPPLAFVPGEDSTRLEVRVDIRDDDYSPQFADEAFRLVTDFELILLHRFAAWLVGRRVKLRSVRIPYPEPEPQFAKHYDSIFGVPVTFDADVASLEFDNAILRAPIIQTEQTLSEYLRESPNLLLSERDYDSTASAQVRRVLELGVRGRTCTAEDIAEMLSISVPHLRRLLRQEGTSLNTLREEVLRDAAVAALGRGEPVDELSARLGFSEPSAFRRAFKRWTGSTPGTYR, from the coding sequence GTGAGCCTGGCTACCATCCCCTCGGACTTCGTCCGCCGCGCGCTGCTCCTCGCCGAGGCCACGGGCGCCGACCTGTCCGGCACCTTCGCGGCCGCCGGCATCGACACCGCCGTACTCGACGATCCCCGCGCCCGCCTCACCCCGACGCAAGTCACCGCCTTCACCCAGGCCACGTGGCAACTCACCGGCGACGAACTCTTCGGCCTGAGTGCGACGCCGGTTCCACGTGGCACATTCCGGCTGATCTGTCTGGCGTTGATCCACCGGCCGGATCTCGGCAGCGCCCTCGAACGCATGGCGGACGTGGTTCGTGCGCTGCCGGTCCCGCCGTTGGCGTTCGTGCCCGGCGAGGACTCCACCCGCCTCGAGGTACGGGTCGACATCCGGGACGACGACTATTCACCACAGTTTGCCGATGAGGCTTTCCGTCTCGTCACGGACTTCGAACTGATTCTGCTGCACCGGTTTGCGGCCTGGCTGGTGGGCCGCCGTGTCAAGCTCCGCTCGGTGCGGATCCCTTATCCGGAGCCCGAACCGCAATTCGCGAAGCACTACGACAGCATCTTCGGCGTCCCGGTCACCTTCGACGCGGACGTCGCGTCGCTCGAGTTCGACAACGCGATCCTTCGGGCACCGATCATCCAGACCGAACAGACCCTCTCCGAGTACCTCCGCGAATCGCCCAACCTTCTTCTCTCCGAACGCGACTACGACAGCACAGCGTCCGCGCAGGTGCGCCGCGTGCTGGAGTTGGGTGTTCGGGGCCGCACCTGTACGGCCGAAGACATCGCGGAGATGCTCTCCATCAGCGTTCCGCATCTTCGGCGGCTCCTCCGCCAGGAGGGCACTTCCCTCAACACTCTGCGGGAGGAGGTACTGCGGGATGCGGCTGTCGCGGCGCTCGGCCGGGGCGAGCCGGTGGACGAACTGTCAGCGCGCCTGGGGTTCTCCGAACCGAGCGCCTTCCGGCGCGCCTTCAAACGTTGGACGGGCTCGACGCCGGGCACGTATCGTTAG
- a CDS encoding pyridoxal phosphate-dependent aminotransferase, whose amino-acid sequence MPAAPRSRTVQRLQPFASTIFAEMTALATEHDAVNLGQGYPDTDGPASMLETARRAIAEGLNQYPPGPGMPVLRRAIATDRAARYGIEHDPEREVLVTVGATEAISAAILGLVEPGEEVVLIEPYYDSYAAAVALAGAVRRAVPMVRAGDAYTLDLDALRAAITPNTRMLVINSPHNPTGTVFTAAELTAVAGLACEHDLLVLSDEVYEHLVFDGRAHTPMAARPGMYERTVTVSSAAKTFNVTGWKTGWACGPAELIDGVRAAKQFMSFVAGGPFQPAVAHALTHEQAWVTEMRDALQRKRDLLAAALRDAGFGVYSGGGTYFLCADITGFGTRDGIEFCRTLPQRVGVAAVPISVFTDHPGQWNHLVRFAFCKRDEVLSEAVSRLHRLEVSQ is encoded by the coding sequence ATGCCCGCAGCGCCGCGATCCCGCACCGTCCAGCGACTGCAACCGTTCGCGTCCACGATCTTCGCCGAGATGACCGCGCTCGCCACCGAGCACGACGCCGTCAACCTCGGCCAGGGCTACCCCGACACCGACGGTCCGGCGTCGATGCTCGAGACCGCACGCCGTGCCATCGCGGAGGGACTCAACCAGTACCCGCCGGGACCTGGCATGCCGGTGCTGCGCCGGGCGATCGCCACCGATCGCGCCGCTCGCTACGGCATCGAGCACGACCCGGAGCGGGAGGTCCTGGTTACTGTCGGCGCGACCGAGGCGATCAGCGCTGCGATCCTCGGTCTCGTCGAGCCCGGCGAGGAGGTGGTACTGATCGAGCCGTATTACGACTCGTACGCGGCCGCCGTCGCACTCGCCGGAGCGGTCCGGCGGGCCGTGCCGATGGTGCGCGCCGGCGACGCATACACGCTCGACCTCGACGCTCTGCGCGCCGCGATCACCCCGAACACCCGCATGCTCGTGATCAACTCGCCCCACAACCCGACCGGTACCGTGTTCACCGCGGCCGAGCTCACCGCCGTGGCCGGGCTGGCATGCGAACACGATCTTCTGGTCCTCAGCGACGAGGTGTACGAGCACCTGGTTTTCGACGGGCGCGCACACACCCCGATGGCGGCGCGGCCCGGGATGTACGAGCGCACCGTCACCGTCTCGAGCGCCGCAAAGACGTTCAACGTCACCGGATGGAAGACGGGCTGGGCGTGTGGGCCGGCCGAGCTGATCGACGGTGTCCGCGCCGCCAAGCAGTTCATGTCGTTCGTCGCCGGAGGCCCCTTCCAGCCCGCGGTCGCGCACGCGCTCACCCACGAGCAGGCATGGGTCACGGAAATGCGGGATGCGTTGCAGCGCAAGCGCGACCTGCTCGCCGCGGCACTGCGGGACGCCGGGTTCGGCGTGTACTCCGGGGGCGGCACATACTTCCTGTGTGCCGACATCACCGGATTCGGCACCCGAGACGGCATCGAGTTCTGCCGAACTCTGCCGCAGCGAGTGGGGGTAGCAGCCGTGCCGATCAGCGTCTTCACTGATCACCCGGGCCAGTGGAATCACCTGGTCCGTTTCGCCTTCTGCAAGAGAGACGAGGTGTTGTCGGAGGCAGTCTCGCGCCTGCACCGGCTGGAGGTCTCGCAGTGA
- a CDS encoding carboxymuconolactone decarboxylase family protein → MPRIAPVTPQDAGPLVRAGYWYAGRRFGEVPEPFAVVANHRKLFTVSARHEMAVQKASTVLPPNVRDIAVYRVACTVGCSWCVDFGAMMQRLEGLDVDRLQHIEDYATSPLYNDDERAAIAYADSMTETPTTATDEQVADLERRFGRDGVVELTYQIGLENMRSRMNSALGIHDQGFNSGDACRVPWGTVDREGKKT, encoded by the coding sequence ATGCCTCGTATTGCCCCCGTGACCCCGCAGGACGCCGGCCCCCTGGTCAGGGCCGGGTACTGGTACGCCGGTCGGCGATTCGGCGAGGTCCCCGAGCCCTTCGCGGTGGTTGCCAACCATCGCAAACTGTTCACCGTCTCGGCCAGGCACGAGATGGCGGTCCAGAAGGCATCGACCGTGCTGCCGCCGAACGTGCGCGACATTGCGGTGTATCGGGTTGCGTGTACCGTCGGCTGCTCGTGGTGCGTCGACTTCGGCGCGATGATGCAGCGCCTCGAGGGTCTGGACGTGGACCGATTGCAGCACATCGAGGACTATGCGACGTCGCCGCTCTACAACGACGACGAGCGGGCCGCGATCGCCTACGCAGACTCAATGACCGAGACCCCGACGACCGCGACGGACGAGCAGGTGGCCGACCTCGAACGCCGGTTCGGCCGAGACGGCGTCGTGGAACTGACGTATCAGATCGGCCTCGAGAACATGCGCTCGCGGATGAACTCGGCGCTCGGCATCCACGACCAGGGCTTCAACTCGGGGGACGCCTGTCGGGTGCCGTGGGGGACAGTCGATCGGGAGGGGAAGAAGACCTGA
- a CDS encoding sigma-70 family RNA polymerase sigma factor, translating to MGEAIAPESFESHRRHLLSAAYRLTGSVSDAEDAVQDAWLRVVGTDTSDIRDLRAWLTTVVGRICLDRLRSATARRESYVGQWLPEPIITDLTPSATPDPMEFVVRQEENRMAAMVVLDTLSPDQRVAFVLHDGFAVPFDEIADVLSTTVSAARQLASRARRSVAAAPPPVPDAEHAEAVSRLVAAMSSGDLEAVLAALHPDALVIGDANGTTRTAVNIITGADHFARFFLGLARRYGPSAFVSATPTLVNGQLGFLSHGSAGDDTHPGFPGRVTAFTVRDGKVWAAYDIANPDKLGGIRSSSPPDRLSPTAPDRRPPS from the coding sequence ATGGGTGAAGCGATCGCGCCGGAATCCTTCGAGTCCCATCGTCGCCACCTGCTCTCCGCCGCGTATCGGCTGACCGGCAGTGTGAGCGACGCCGAGGATGCAGTGCAGGACGCGTGGCTGCGCGTGGTCGGCACCGACACCTCCGATATCCGGGACCTACGCGCGTGGCTCACTACCGTCGTCGGCCGGATCTGCCTGGACCGGCTCCGTTCGGCGACAGCGCGCCGCGAAAGCTATGTCGGACAGTGGCTGCCCGAACCGATCATCACCGACCTGACGCCGTCCGCCACGCCCGATCCAATGGAATTCGTTGTCCGGCAAGAAGAGAACCGTATGGCGGCGATGGTCGTCCTCGATACGCTTTCACCCGACCAGCGGGTGGCGTTCGTGCTGCACGACGGGTTCGCGGTGCCGTTCGACGAGATCGCCGACGTGCTCTCGACGACGGTATCGGCCGCTCGACAGCTCGCGTCGCGAGCCCGACGCTCGGTCGCCGCGGCGCCGCCTCCCGTGCCGGACGCCGAACACGCCGAGGCCGTCTCCCGGTTGGTCGCCGCGATGTCGAGTGGCGACCTCGAGGCAGTGCTGGCGGCGCTGCATCCCGATGCCCTCGTCATCGGCGACGCGAACGGCACCACCCGCACCGCCGTCAACATCATCACCGGCGCCGACCACTTCGCGCGCTTCTTCCTCGGGCTCGCCCGCCGGTACGGGCCGTCGGCCTTCGTCTCAGCAACGCCGACCCTGGTCAACGGTCAGTTGGGGTTCCTCAGCCACGGCTCCGCCGGCGACGACACGCACCCCGGATTCCCGGGGCGAGTTACCGCGTTCACCGTCCGAGACGGCAAGGTGTGGGCTGCCTACGACATCGCGAACCCGGACAAGCTCGGTGGGATCAGGTCTTCTTCCCCTCCCGATCGACTGTCCCCCACGGCACCCGACAGGCGTCCCCCGAGTTGA
- a CDS encoding DUF3239 domain-containing protein yields the protein MRRFEFPVDKHHAKAVNETLADVRRLQWSAALMAVVLAAAAVGLFFLGQPWAYILGAVLAICAVTSLWMVVWTPRKVGSIDQLYAKGDLVPALISEVHPRGYTLLALVDIAKPDAAAPRYALATRTIRALPGKGYTVGHKVPSVSVLGDRTNRGDSDTWQMVSMMPIAWGTWDSKVIAKATSQITETEWNLLRRNISMSEKVRASDNQYVLLDPAQLPDELH from the coding sequence GTGCGACGCTTCGAGTTCCCGGTCGACAAGCACCACGCCAAGGCCGTCAACGAGACCTTGGCGGACGTCCGTCGTCTGCAGTGGTCTGCCGCGCTGATGGCGGTCGTCCTCGCCGCCGCCGCGGTGGGGTTGTTCTTCCTCGGCCAGCCGTGGGCCTACATCCTCGGTGCGGTCCTGGCGATCTGTGCGGTCACCTCGCTGTGGATGGTGGTGTGGACGCCACGCAAGGTCGGCAGCATCGACCAGCTCTACGCGAAGGGCGACCTGGTGCCGGCCCTCATCTCGGAGGTTCATCCGCGCGGCTACACGCTGCTGGCCCTCGTCGACATTGCCAAGCCCGACGCGGCCGCACCGCGCTACGCGTTGGCGACCCGCACCATCCGCGCGCTGCCCGGCAAGGGCTACACGGTGGGCCACAAGGTGCCGTCAGTCTCAGTGCTCGGCGACCGCACGAACCGTGGCGACTCCGACACTTGGCAGATGGTGAGCATGATGCCCATCGCATGGGGAACGTGGGACAGCAAGGTCATCGCGAAGGCAACCTCGCAGATCACCGAAACCGAATGGAATCTGTTGCGCCGCAATATCTCCATGTCGGAGAAGGTGCGCGCATCGGACAACCAGTACGTCCTGCTCGATCCCGCCCAACTGCCGGACGAGCTGCACTGA